One Nonomuraea angiospora DNA segment encodes these proteins:
- a CDS encoding cellulose binding domain-containing protein, which yields MVLAVLVTTGGPALSASLGTTTTRTVSALAASAGCGQAPGLASGTRSIQTSGKNRSYILKIPDNYDMNHPYRLIFGLHWLGGTATDVATGQTVQRDVWAYYGLQRLANNSTIFVAPQGFNNGWGNSNGEDLTFVDDLVRQIEGALCVDTTQLFATGFSYGGAMSYAIACARANVFRAVAVQSGGQLSGCSGGTQPIAYMGIHGIRDGVLNISGGRSLRDRFVRNNGCTAQNPPEPAQGSLTHRVTTYSGCSAGHPVVWAAFDEGHIAAPQDGAGGDSGSRTWVPAEVWKFFTQFQSGQDPTPTPTPTPTPTPVPGACSATIETVNSWDGGFQSTVTVRAGSAPVDGWTVKWTWPGGQSISSLWNGTQSGSGSAVTVRNASYNGSVAAGASTTFGFTANGTAATPTATCTSP from the coding sequence GTGGTACTTGCCGTCCTGGTGACCACCGGTGGCCCGGCGTTGAGCGCCAGCCTCGGCACCACCACCACGCGCACGGTCAGCGCCCTGGCCGCATCCGCGGGATGCGGCCAGGCGCCAGGGCTGGCGAGCGGCACGCGTTCGATCCAGACCAGCGGCAAGAACCGCAGCTACATCCTCAAGATCCCCGACAACTACGACATGAACCACCCCTACCGGCTGATCTTCGGGCTCCACTGGCTGGGCGGCACGGCCACCGATGTCGCCACCGGTCAGACCGTGCAACGGGACGTCTGGGCCTACTACGGCCTGCAGCGCCTGGCGAACAACAGCACGATCTTCGTCGCGCCCCAGGGCTTCAACAACGGCTGGGGCAATTCCAACGGCGAAGACCTGACCTTCGTCGACGACCTGGTCAGGCAGATCGAGGGAGCTCTCTGCGTCGACACCACGCAGCTGTTCGCCACGGGTTTCAGCTACGGGGGCGCCATGTCGTACGCGATCGCGTGCGCCCGGGCGAACGTCTTCCGCGCGGTCGCCGTCCAGTCCGGCGGCCAGCTCAGCGGGTGCAGCGGCGGCACCCAGCCCATCGCCTACATGGGGATCCACGGCATCAGAGACGGCGTGCTCAACATCTCCGGCGGACGATCCCTTCGTGACCGGTTCGTCAGGAACAACGGCTGCACCGCCCAGAACCCGCCCGAGCCGGCGCAGGGCAGCCTGACGCACAGGGTCACCACCTACTCCGGGTGCTCGGCCGGGCATCCGGTCGTCTGGGCCGCGTTCGACGAAGGCCACATCGCCGCGCCACAGGACGGGGCCGGCGGCGACAGCGGCTCACGGACCTGGGTGCCGGCAGAGGTGTGGAAGTTCTTCACCCAGTTCCAGAGCGGCCAGGACCCGACGCCGACTCCCACACCGACACCCACGCCGACGCCCGTTCCGGGAGCGTGTTCGGCCACGATCGAGACGGTCAACAGCTGGGACGGCGGGTTCCAGTCGACGGTGACGGTCCGGGCGGGCAGCGCGCCGGTCGACGGCTGGACCGTGAAGTGGACCTGGCCGGGCGGGCAGAGCATCAGCAGCCTCTGGAACGGCACGCAGAGCGGCTCCGGCTCCGCCGTGACGGTCCGCAACGCCTCCTACAACGGCTCCGTCGCCGCGGGCGCCTCCACCACCTTCGGCTTCACCGCCAACGGCACCGCGGCCACGCCCACCGCCACCTGCACCAGCCCCTGA
- a CDS encoding aldo/keto reductase: protein MLPIPGSTSLEHLTENLQAARLTLSDDEVARLTALA, encoded by the coding sequence GTGCTGCCGATTCCCGGCTCCACGTCTCTGGAGCACCTCACCGAGAACCTGCAGGCGGCCAGGCTCACCCTGTCGGACGACGAGGTGGCGCGGCTGACCGCGCTCGCCTGA
- a CDS encoding alpha-L-fucosidase produces the protein MSSSSYPFSRRRLLSTAAFATAGGLLGVGPARAASAPTSYTPSWSSVDQHPPAPEWFQDAKFGIYYHWGVFSVPAFANEWYPRNMYNNGSNENNHHKSVYGDPSAWPYHNFINGARDKAGNWVQFAPKLKSAGGNFDPSEWAQLFADAGAKFAGPVAEHHDGYSMWNSRVNEWNSVATGPRLDLLRLHADAVRAKGLKLLVSLHHAYNFTGFYQWAPSQSTTTLRKLYGQLDRATENQLWYDKLKEVIDGYQPDIIWQDFNLSQIPESQRLNFLASYYNQAIAWNKDVVATYKDGFNTKGEVFDYERGGPADIQNPYWLTDDSISSSSWCYTVGIGYYSLNAMLHALIDRVSKNGNMLLNIAPMADGTIPSGQRSILLGIGDYLRRFGESIYATRAWASYGEGPTKMGGGSFVEPRPGTNRDIRFTRSKDGTVLYATVLGWPGGTLDVTTLNSNRINLGNLASAQLLGSAAGSYINLPNRTQDGAALHLSMPSSTAPFSAPAYVVKLTFNGQIPALGSGPLPTTWVRITNVTTNLALDSGGNVASGSALKQWNYDGSTNLQWQLVDLGNGYHRLVNRTNGMAADSWGNTANGAYCMQAAWNGGNNQQWRLNSLGNGRYQIINRATGTALDSGGNTTAGSNVKLWSPDSSTNLQWTITAV, from the coding sequence ATGTCCTCGTCGTCGTACCCGTTCAGCCGCCGCAGGCTGCTCAGCACGGCCGCGTTCGCCACCGCCGGCGGCCTGCTGGGCGTCGGGCCCGCACGAGCGGCCAGTGCTCCGACCAGCTACACCCCGAGCTGGTCCTCGGTCGACCAGCACCCACCGGCTCCGGAGTGGTTCCAGGACGCCAAGTTCGGCATCTACTACCACTGGGGCGTGTTCAGCGTTCCCGCCTTCGCCAACGAGTGGTACCCGCGCAACATGTACAACAACGGCTCAAACGAGAACAACCACCATAAAAGCGTCTACGGTGATCCCTCGGCGTGGCCGTACCACAACTTCATCAACGGCGCCCGGGACAAGGCAGGCAACTGGGTGCAGTTCGCGCCGAAGTTGAAGTCCGCCGGCGGCAACTTCGACCCCAGCGAGTGGGCCCAGTTGTTCGCCGACGCCGGCGCCAAATTCGCCGGACCGGTGGCCGAGCACCACGACGGTTATTCGATGTGGAACAGCCGGGTGAACGAGTGGAACTCGGTCGCCACCGGCCCCAGGCTCGACCTGCTGCGGTTACACGCCGACGCCGTCCGGGCCAAGGGCCTGAAGTTGCTGGTGTCCCTCCACCACGCGTACAACTTCACCGGCTTCTACCAGTGGGCGCCGTCGCAGTCCACCACCACCCTCAGGAAGCTGTACGGCCAGCTCGACAGGGCCACGGAGAACCAGCTCTGGTACGACAAGCTCAAGGAGGTCATCGACGGCTACCAGCCCGACATCATCTGGCAGGACTTCAACCTGAGCCAGATCCCCGAGTCCCAGCGCCTGAACTTCCTCGCCTCCTACTACAACCAGGCCATCGCCTGGAACAAGGACGTGGTCGCCACCTACAAGGACGGGTTCAACACCAAGGGCGAGGTCTTCGACTACGAGCGCGGCGGGCCGGCGGACATCCAGAATCCCTACTGGCTGACCGACGACAGCATCTCCAGCTCCAGCTGGTGCTACACCGTGGGCATCGGCTACTACTCCCTCAACGCCATGCTGCACGCACTGATCGACCGGGTCAGCAAGAACGGCAACATGCTGCTGAACATCGCCCCCATGGCCGACGGCACCATCCCGTCCGGGCAGCGGTCGATCCTGCTGGGCATCGGGGACTATCTGCGGCGTTTCGGCGAATCCATCTACGCCACCCGGGCCTGGGCGAGCTACGGCGAGGGCCCGACCAAGATGGGCGGCGGCTCCTTCGTCGAGCCACGCCCCGGAACCAACCGGGACATCCGCTTCACCCGCAGCAAGGACGGCACCGTGCTGTACGCCACCGTGCTGGGCTGGCCGGGCGGCACCCTGGACGTCACGACCCTGAACTCGAACCGGATCAACCTCGGCAACCTGGCCTCGGCGCAGCTCCTGGGCTCCGCGGCCGGCTCGTACATCAACCTGCCCAACCGCACCCAGGACGGTGCCGCCCTGCACCTGTCCATGCCCTCGTCCACCGCACCGTTCAGCGCCCCGGCGTACGTGGTCAAGCTGACCTTCAACGGCCAGATCCCCGCCCTCGGCTCGGGCCCGCTCCCGACCACCTGGGTGCGGATCACCAACGTCACCACCAACCTCGCGCTGGACAGCGGCGGGAACGTCGCCTCCGGCTCGGCGCTCAAGCAGTGGAACTACGACGGCAGCACCAACCTGCAGTGGCAGCTGGTGGACCTGGGCAACGGGTATCACCGGCTCGTCAACCGCACCAACGGCATGGCCGCCGACAGCTGGGGCAACACCGCCAACGGCGCCTACTGCATGCAAGCCGCCTGGAACGGCGGCAACAACCAGCAATGGAGACTCAACAGCCTCGGCAACGGCCGCTACCAGATCATCAACCGCGCCACCGGCACCGCGCTGGACAGCGGCGGCAACACCACCGCCGGCTCCAACGTGAAGCTGTGGAGCCCCGACTCCAGCACCAACCTCCAATGGACCATCACCGCCGTCTGA